Below is a genomic region from Miscanthus floridulus cultivar M001 chromosome 1, ASM1932011v1, whole genome shotgun sequence.
GATGCGACTGCCGCCACTACCAAGTACTACCAACTAACAAGATGTGCCAGAGACCCCGACACTACCGATCCTAAATGCTTAACTAATCTTAACTTCGACATGGTACAGTAATTGCAGAAACAATAAGGCCTTGTTTGATGCAATCCATATGTGTTGTAGTAGAAtagaatggaatttagtttagtttaattccactccaatccacttcaatacatatggattgagatgaatacatgcgcatcaaacaaggcctaaagaGTAATGTCTCCATTACAGAGCAAATTGGCAGTTTAAAAATACTTCGACCCTAttcgcgtgtccttaaacccggcttgatccgcttcattttttatccggaacagtgtttttctcttacaaattcctctagaattcctccaaactattcaaattcctccagaaccataccatccgaacggAGCCTTCATGTAAGATATTTTGATTCTTGAGAGTTGAGACACACTGCTGAAAACATACATAGTCGTCTGATCTAGCAAAATTTATCGAGTACATACATCATTACATAATATAGGCACATCTACTCCCCCTTACATAGGCAAGTCATTAGCACTAGTGGAAAAAGAAGCCGCCGATCAGCAGCGGACATCAGCAGTGATCAGAAACTCTGGCTTCAAGTTCTTGTGTTAGACGGCAACCTCCAATCTGCTTCTGCATCTCCTCTTGAAACCACCCTCCGCGTGTCTCTGATACTCCCCCCATCGGCCGTCCTCTTCCTCCCCTGCCATCCCCATCCATCGTGGTAGCCGCTCGTACCGGGGCATTCATGTAACCGCCACCGTAAGGCATCCCGTGGTACGTGTACAGATCACATGCCCACGGCGTCGCACCGAAGAAAGGATCGTAGCATGCCGGGCCACCGTAGCCGTACTGCTCGGGGTAGCCAGTGCACGCAGCGATTACTTGCGGATCCGCCGTAGTCTGCTTCGTTCTTGCTGGCTCACGCACCGCCGCCGGAGCTGCCGCGCTCTTCGACGTCGATGACGATGCGTTCCCATCGCTGTGCTCTGAGCCGGCAGTTGCCGATACGTGGCTGAGGTTCTCCTGCAAGGTGGCCGAACTCCGCGACGTGGGCTCTGCGTTGCTGCCGGCGGAGCTCTTCCGATTGTCTGTGCTAGCGGATCCGCTGCCGGCGGCCTTTGTAGCGAGCAGTTTGGTGATGGTTGCACACAACTTCAGGTTGGGGATCAGGTCGTCGGCACGCGCCTGCCCGCCGCACACGCACCTGGACTTGGCGGCGATCTGGCACCTGATGCACGCGTCGCAGAAACTGCCGAAGCAGCACCTGGAGGCCACCACCGCGTCCACCATCACTTTGTTGCAAATCTTGCAGTGGAGCTCCGGTGGGACTCCGTCGTCAGGGCTCGGGGACGCCGACGACGTAGTAGGTAGATTGGCGTTAGACGACGCCCTCGGC
It encodes:
- the LOC136466157 gene encoding E3 ubiquitin ligase PQT3-like; the encoded protein is MAVYYRYKSSVDTFSVPMPAPSIPVADLKRLILGTARHGHGRTRGRGPTESVALYDSMTGEEYTDDCALVQRSSMVLVRRVAGPPAEAITFASQPPPKAPTRDGASSDFSVVTSSSPAEGDEDRAISKVIDAAQLEWEDQHRGRRCSNRGALEGRPAPPVGYVCRRCRVPGHFIQHCPTNGDPRYDLLPRASSNANLPTTSSASPSPDDGVPPELHCKICNKVMVDAVVASRCCFGSFCDACIRCQIAAKSRCVCGGQARADDLIPNLKLCATITKLLATKAAGSGSASTDNRKSSAGSNAEPTSRSSATLQENLSHVSATAGSEHSDGNASSSTSKSAAAPAAVREPARTKQTTADPQVIAACTGYPEQYGYGGPACYDPFFGATPWACDLYTYHGMPYGGGYMNAPVRAATTMDGDGRGGRGRPMGGVSETRGGWFQEEMQKQIGGCRLTQELEARVSDHC